A genomic stretch from Chitinophaga lutea includes:
- the kbl gene encoding glycine C-acetyltransferase, with the protein MNQNFIKRLQEELDEIEAAGLYKNERIITSGQGAEITVGGNTVINLCANNYLGLSSHPKVVAAAKETIDTHGYGMSSVRFICGTQDIHRELEQKISKFLGTEDTILYVAAFDANGGVFEPLFGEQDAIISDALNHASIIDGVRLCKAQRFRYEHNNMADLEAKLKEAAGARSRIIVTDGSFSMDGTIAQLDKICDLADKYDAIVMSDESHSSGFLGKTGRGTHEYRGVMGRVDIITGTLGKALGGASGGFTSGSKATIDMLRQRSRPYLFSNSVAPSIVGASIAVLDMLSETTELRDKLEFNTRYFRDKMTAAGFDIKPGDHPIVPVMLYDAKLSQQFADKLLQEGIYVIGFFYPVVPKGQARIRVQLSAAHSQEHLDKAIAAFTKVGKELGVLKTTATA; encoded by the coding sequence ATGAATCAAAATTTCATCAAAAGATTACAAGAGGAGCTGGATGAAATCGAAGCCGCCGGCTTGTACAAGAACGAACGGATTATCACATCCGGGCAGGGAGCGGAAATTACGGTAGGCGGCAATACCGTTATTAACCTTTGCGCCAACAACTACCTGGGCCTGTCGTCCCACCCTAAAGTGGTGGCCGCTGCCAAGGAAACGATTGACACGCATGGTTACGGGATGAGCAGCGTTCGCTTCATCTGCGGTACGCAGGACATTCACCGGGAGCTGGAGCAGAAAATCTCCAAATTCCTCGGCACGGAAGACACCATCCTCTACGTGGCCGCCTTTGACGCCAACGGCGGGGTATTCGAGCCCCTCTTCGGCGAACAGGACGCCATCATCTCCGATGCCCTCAACCACGCCTCCATCATCGACGGCGTGCGCCTTTGCAAAGCCCAGCGGTTCCGCTACGAACATAACAACATGGCCGACCTGGAAGCCAAACTGAAGGAAGCGGCCGGCGCCCGCAGCCGGATTATCGTGACAGACGGCTCCTTCAGCATGGACGGCACCATCGCGCAACTCGACAAAATCTGCGACCTGGCGGATAAATACGATGCTATCGTAATGAGCGACGAAAGCCACTCTTCCGGCTTCCTTGGGAAAACAGGCCGCGGCACCCATGAATACCGTGGTGTAATGGGCCGGGTGGACATTATCACCGGCACCCTGGGCAAGGCCCTGGGCGGCGCTTCCGGCGGTTTCACCAGCGGCAGCAAAGCCACCATCGACATGCTGCGCCAGCGCAGCCGGCCCTACCTGTTCTCCAACTCCGTAGCCCCCAGTATCGTAGGCGCGTCTATCGCCGTGCTCGATATGCTCAGCGAAACCACCGAATTGCGTGATAAACTTGAGTTTAACACCCGCTATTTCCGCGACAAGATGACCGCCGCCGGCTTCGATATCAAGCCCGGCGACCATCCCATTGTACCGGTAATGCTCTACGACGCCAAACTCAGCCAGCAGTTTGCCGACAAGCTGCTGCAGGAAGGCATTTACGTGATCGGGTTCTTTTACCCCGTGGTGCCCAAAGGGCAGGCCCGCATCCGGGTGCAGCTCAGCGCGGCCCACAGCCAGGAACACCTCGACAAAGCCATTGCCGCCTTCACCAAGGTGGGTAAAGAGCTGGGCGTACTGAAAACAACCGCCACCGCATAA
- a CDS encoding RNA polymerase sigma factor: MTEKEYNKCVDLYSDNLFRFIVKNLEHTEDARDVVQNAFEILWKHCNDVPFEKAKSYLFTVAYHNMIDHVRKVKRVSLVEEFKEEARVSEQKIHNARSIIEKALNRLSDVQKSLILLKDYEGYSYEEIGEIMQLNPSQVKVYLHRARAHLKEYLVKMENVI; this comes from the coding sequence ATGACGGAAAAGGAGTACAACAAATGCGTGGATCTGTATAGCGATAACCTCTTCCGGTTTATTGTGAAAAATCTTGAACATACGGAGGATGCCAGGGATGTGGTACAGAATGCGTTTGAAATATTATGGAAACATTGTAATGATGTGCCTTTTGAAAAGGCCAAGAGCTATCTTTTTACGGTAGCTTACCATAATATGATCGATCATGTGCGGAAGGTGAAAAGGGTGTCGCTGGTAGAAGAATTCAAAGAAGAGGCACGGGTTTCGGAGCAAAAAATCCATAACGCGCGCAGTATCATAGAAAAAGCCCTCAACAGGCTCAGCGATGTACAGAAGTCGCTGATACTGCTGAAAGATTACGAAGGTTACAGTTACGAGGAAATCGGGGAGATTATGCAGCTGAACCCCTCCCAGGTGAAGGTTTATCTGCACAGGGCACGGGCCCACCTCAAGGAATACCTGGTGAAGATGGAAAACGTGATTTAA
- a CDS encoding anti-sigma factor family protein, protein MSIDIHISNYEEFLYSYVDGELDAAATAALEAFLEAHPQIRQELDLLMAARLTPDEDIQFDAKASLYRGSTIDLQNYEPFLINYIDGELTGSEAAQVERFTSAHPAIQKELDIWKATRLQPDMSIRFDGKAALYRHSTNVRRMRPAYWWAAAAAVVAGALFFILPADRTVPDPAIAKVEPSQAPTPQSAGPAVTEQTAPEANSTAEQTAPAAEASTTPKTVPQRNAASAPLLADNRPARKETTEPTKAAAMHLTSIPTESTTSQTAVDAGLTAEVQKVPEQTSTTAANLPLSVANPPEAALATAPPPTNPPGELIMSVTGNGIESKVLDKVTNVARLFARKRNK, encoded by the coding sequence ATGTCAATCGACATTCACATATCAAACTACGAAGAGTTCCTCTACAGTTATGTAGACGGGGAGTTGGATGCAGCAGCAACGGCAGCCCTGGAAGCATTCCTGGAAGCGCACCCGCAGATCAGGCAGGAGCTTGATTTGCTGATGGCCGCCCGCCTGACGCCCGATGAGGACATTCAGTTCGATGCCAAAGCCTCCCTTTACCGCGGCTCCACCATCGATCTGCAGAACTACGAACCGTTCCTGATCAATTATATCGACGGTGAGCTGACCGGTAGCGAAGCCGCCCAGGTAGAACGCTTCACCTCCGCCCATCCTGCCATTCAGAAAGAGCTGGATATCTGGAAGGCCACCCGCCTGCAACCGGATATGTCCATCCGTTTCGACGGCAAAGCAGCCCTTTACCGCCACTCCACCAACGTACGCCGGATGCGCCCCGCCTACTGGTGGGCCGCCGCTGCCGCCGTGGTGGCCGGTGCGCTCTTTTTCATTCTCCCCGCAGACCGTACCGTACCTGACCCGGCCATTGCAAAAGTGGAACCGTCACAGGCACCGACCCCGCAATCTGCCGGCCCCGCTGTGACGGAGCAGACGGCTCCTGAGGCAAACAGTACAGCGGAACAAACCGCCCCTGCTGCCGAAGCCTCCACCACTCCGAAAACCGTTCCGCAGCGAAATGCGGCCTCCGCCCCGCTGCTGGCCGACAACCGGCCTGCCAGAAAGGAGACCACCGAGCCGACAAAGGCTGCGGCGATGCACCTGACAAGCATTCCAACGGAATCTACCACATCGCAGACGGCTGTGGATGCCGGGTTGACCGCCGAAGTGCAGAAAGTTCCTGAACAGACCTCCACAACGGCCGCCAACCTTCCGCTTTCAGTGGCCAACCCACCAGAAGCGGCGCTGGCTACCGCTCCACCGCCGACCAACCCGCCAGGTGAGCTCATTATGTCGGTTACCGGCAACGGCATCGAAAGCAAGGTGCTGGATAAGGTGACCAATGTGGCACGATTGTTTGCAAGAAAAAGAAATAAATAA
- a CDS encoding outer membrane beta-barrel protein has protein sequence MKHKILLTLLAVTLALGASAQQAAIDTIQIKGLIILKGKNAQGKNVFKAYQDTTYARQKLKKNLHTKWLVVDLGFNNYRDRSNYSDAMIMSLYPANSSLNQGAPIFTLPTVEKSYDYSGQALNRFAPRMASEPLTQAEFKVITGKSVNFNVWVIMQRLNLYKHKLNLIYAAGLEMNNYRFARNITYIPGYHPSVIRDSVEFSKNKLFVQYLTIPVMLNYTSNPARPGRSFKMSMGLSGGYLLKARTKQVSEERGKIRRADDFNLNKWRLALTGEVGYGPVKLYSNFALTPLHEYGLEQYPFSVGFRFNGF, from the coding sequence ATGAAGCATAAAATTTTACTCACCTTGCTGGCCGTCACACTTGCTTTGGGCGCTTCCGCCCAACAGGCTGCGATAGATACCATACAGATCAAGGGACTGATTATTCTGAAAGGGAAAAACGCCCAGGGGAAAAATGTATTCAAGGCCTACCAGGATACAACGTATGCCCGCCAGAAGCTGAAAAAGAACCTGCATACCAAATGGCTGGTGGTAGACCTGGGCTTCAATAACTACCGCGACAGAAGCAATTACTCGGATGCCATGATCATGTCGCTGTACCCCGCCAACAGCTCATTGAACCAGGGTGCTCCCATCTTCACCCTGCCCACCGTCGAAAAAAGCTACGACTATTCCGGCCAGGCATTGAACAGGTTTGCGCCCCGCATGGCAAGCGAACCGCTGACGCAGGCCGAATTCAAGGTGATCACGGGCAAGTCCGTCAACTTCAATGTGTGGGTGATTATGCAACGGCTGAACCTCTATAAGCACAAGCTCAACCTGATATATGCCGCCGGCCTGGAAATGAATAATTACCGCTTCGCCCGCAATATCACATACATTCCGGGTTACCATCCTTCGGTTATCCGCGATTCGGTGGAGTTCTCCAAAAACAAACTGTTCGTGCAATACCTGACCATCCCCGTCATGCTGAATTATACCTCCAATCCCGCCCGCCCCGGCCGCTCCTTTAAAATGAGCATGGGCCTGTCAGGAGGTTACCTGCTGAAAGCCCGTACCAAACAGGTAAGCGAGGAAAGAGGCAAAATCAGGCGTGCAGACGACTTCAACCTGAATAAATGGCGCCTCGCGCTGACAGGGGAAGTGGGCTACGGGCCGGTTAAATTGTACAGCAATTTCGCCCTCACCCCCCTGCATGAATATGGGCTCGAGCAATATCCTTTTTCAGTCGGTTTTCGGTTTAATGGATTCTAA